Proteins found in one Salvelinus alpinus chromosome 11, SLU_Salpinus.1, whole genome shotgun sequence genomic segment:
- the LOC139534876 gene encoding histidine N-acetyltransferase-like: protein MAGSCVGESDGLTFWVAEQKDYDDVMSISVNIYGGNDYLPHRYAGWMTEPDRVVILGRRDGKLVALESGLIVDEGCTVVVEGLRVCPNERGRGVARVIQRFADQYIQQLYPSVRTKRQTKADDPSAGPTQALSKFTELGRRAALSFIGEADSFEGFVSHLRNKLHSTTGSEPGGCVPQMVLIEDEQHLKNILLDPELPSRVQLPGGAIIQDWQPLQPIKGNLEILARRNLTWLADKPERPSFLSFYTPPYRIPYKGGSLRFNIDMFGTDLVSAKRALAGHFEKVRERREVKGRVMVHVYLNKSLWEGVREFCEGYTGVRRCREYWEQLFLERGM from the exons ATGGCAGGTAGCTGTGTTGGGGAGAGCGACGGCCTGACATTCTGGGTGGCTGAACAAAAGGACTACGATGACGTCATGTCCATTTCTGTTAACATCTACGGAGGGAATGACTACCTTCCTCATCGCTATGCCGGTTGGATGACGGAGCCTGACAGAGTGGTTATACTGGGACGCAGAGACGGCAAATTG gTGGCGCTGGAGTCTGGTCTAATCGTTGACGAGGGGTGtacggtggtggtggaggggttgagggtGTGCCCCAACGAGAGGGGTCGTGGCGTGGCTAGGGTTATCCAGAG ATTTGCTGACCAGTACATCCAGCAGCTGTACCCCAGCGTCAGGACCAAGAGACAAACCAAGGCTGACGACCCTTCAGCTGGGCCCACACAGGCATTATCCAAGTTCACAGAGCTAGGGAGACGG gctgcTCTCTCATTCATCGGGGAGGCCGACAGTTTCGAGGGATTCGTCTCACACCTGAGGAACAAACTACATTCCACCACAGGAAGTGAGCCAGGTGGGTGCGTCCCTCAAATGGTTCTGATAGAGGATGAGCAACACCTGAAGAACATCCTCCTTGATCCTGAACTCCCCTCCAGGGTTCAACTTCCTGGTGGTGCCATTATCCAAGACTGGCAGCCCTTACAACCAATCAAAGGCAACCTTGAGATCTTAGCAAGGCGAAACCTCACCTGGTTGGCCGACAAGCCGGAAAGACCTTCCTTCCTCAGCTTTTACACTCCGCCTTATCGAATCCCGTACAAGGGAGGATCGCTGAGATTCAATATCGATATGTTTGGAACTGATCTAGTTTCAGCAAAGAGGGCACTTGCCGGCCATTTTGAgaaagtgagggagaggagggaggtgaaggGGAGGGTGATGGTTCATGTGTATCTGAATAAGTCGCTATGGGAGGGGGTGAGGGAGTTCTGTGAGGGATACACAGGGGTGAGGAGGTGTAGAGAGTACTGGGAACAACTGTTtctggagagagggatgtga